The following are encoded together in the Pirellulales bacterium genome:
- the msrB gene encoding peptide-methionine (R)-S-oxide reductase MsrB: MTVPESTTILEIDPSCDLPLLLEWAFDMRDRWRKALGGLAACLIVLALVAARAELWSWPSKAETEPAGSVEVYVYNQRGELVGPVESPRVVLSDREWRKRLSAEQYKVLRSRGTEQAFCGVFLDNKQHGVYACAGCRLPLFLSGAKFDSGTGWPSFFQPVALENLAEAKDLKTGELRIEVNCARCDAHLGHVFDDGPAPRGLRYCLNSAALDFTADDQLKSLADPAAETASPTAEE, translated from the coding sequence TTGACAGTTCCCGAGAGTACGACGATTCTGGAAATCGATCCCTCTTGCGATTTGCCGCTCCTCCTGGAATGGGCCTTTGATATGCGCGACCGATGGCGCAAGGCGTTGGGCGGCCTGGCAGCATGCCTGATCGTGCTGGCGCTCGTAGCGGCGCGGGCCGAACTCTGGTCCTGGCCGAGCAAGGCCGAAACAGAGCCCGCCGGCTCGGTCGAGGTTTATGTCTATAACCAGCGCGGCGAGCTTGTCGGGCCTGTCGAATCGCCCCGCGTGGTGCTCAGCGATCGCGAGTGGCGCAAGCGGCTGTCGGCCGAACAGTACAAGGTGCTACGCAGCCGAGGCACCGAGCAGGCTTTCTGCGGCGTCTTTCTCGACAATAAGCAGCACGGTGTTTACGCCTGCGCCGGCTGCCGGCTGCCGCTGTTCCTCTCGGGCGCGAAGTTCGACTCGGGCACTGGTTGGCCCAGCTTCTTTCAACCGGTCGCCCTGGAGAATCTGGCCGAGGCGAAAGACCTCAAGACAGGCGAGCTGCGCATCGAAGTCAACTGCGCTCGCTGCGACGCGCACCTGGGGCACGTCTTTGACGACGGCCCAGCGCCGCGCGGGCTGCGCTATTGCCTCAACTCGGCGGCGCTTGACTTCACGGCCGACGATC